The Oscillatoria sp. FACHB-1407 genome includes a region encoding these proteins:
- a CDS encoding DUF2997 domain-containing protein produces the protein MAEYQQIEYRIGKDGQVIETVLNATGTHCTLATANLEEALGTVESRELLPEYYETEETELTDETQYLSQL, from the coding sequence ATGGCTGAATATCAACAGATTGAGTACCGCATCGGCAAAGACGGTCAGGTAATTGAAACCGTTCTCAATGCGACTGGAACCCATTGCACCCTTGCCACTGCCAACCTGGAGGAGGCACTGGGCACCGTTGAATCACGCGAATTGTTGCCGGAATACTACGAGACAGAAGAAACCGAGTTGACGGACGAAACGCAGTATTTGTCGCAGTTATGA
- a CDS encoding M10 family metallopeptidase C-terminal domain-containing protein has product MQSTSLSFDNSIANSSLNADNFLTQRSGWTGSGLTPHRVAQRTTCICVQCANGSSFVPTSTGSTAITKPLEISWVNSSNLNYIDSLAFGTKWNTPTITYSFYNNALNGAYYADTKGLSEVSDTTKAFIRNILENYIEPFVNVDFVEVADTATSHGQVRYMLSNDADYAHAYFPYPGMNQSGDVHLDPDNDNNLTDDGWQTGPGSYGFETLIHETLHALGLKHPGDYNGNEQGSTGLGPFLPRWEDNNTNTVMTYSPSTHYAVSLMPYDIAALQYLYGASSLNAGNTVYSFDRVSGYSDGSRYWGSSTIDVKLALWDAGGVDTLDFSKLAADAKGYVLELTEGGMLTTKAAYDNMPFITPDDTSRTVYRTSAYGTAIADNSIIENVIGTSSADDIVGNAVANQIEGNGGNDWIAGDNGKDSLFGGDGRDELLGDNGNDILVGGNGGDIISGGRGSDIIWGGQVPVGQTSLGGRAKVVDSIIDTMTGGAGRDVFVLASGRQYDLIRDFQDGFDRLRLSAGISPSRVHAVQQGQNTLVKAGNDVLAILTGVQANRITAADIQFA; this is encoded by the coding sequence ATGCAATCCACTTCACTCAGTTTCGACAACTCGATCGCTAATTCATCACTTAACGCAGACAACTTCTTAACTCAACGCTCTGGTTGGACTGGGTCAGGTCTGACTCCACATCGTGTTGCTCAACGGACAACTTGTATCTGTGTCCAATGTGCCAACGGCAGTTCTTTTGTTCCGACGAGTACAGGCTCAACCGCTATTACCAAGCCATTAGAGATTAGTTGGGTCAACTCCTCAAACCTCAACTACATCGATTCACTGGCCTTTGGAACCAAGTGGAACACCCCTACCATTACCTACAGTTTCTACAACAACGCTTTAAATGGTGCTTACTATGCAGATACAAAAGGGCTTTCCGAAGTCAGTGATACCACTAAAGCATTTATCCGCAACATTTTGGAAAACTACATTGAACCTTTCGTTAATGTTGATTTTGTGGAAGTTGCAGATACCGCTACCAGTCATGGACAAGTTCGCTACATGCTTTCTAATGATGCGGACTATGCTCATGCTTACTTTCCTTATCCAGGCATGAATCAAAGTGGAGATGTCCACTTAGACCCTGACAATGACAACAACTTGACCGATGACGGGTGGCAAACTGGACCCGGTAGCTACGGGTTTGAAACATTGATCCATGAAACGTTGCACGCTTTAGGGCTGAAACACCCCGGTGACTACAACGGCAATGAGCAAGGCAGTACAGGTTTGGGGCCGTTTCTACCCCGGTGGGAAGATAACAACACCAACACGGTCATGACCTACAGTCCCAGCACTCACTATGCCGTTTCACTGATGCCCTATGACATTGCGGCTCTGCAATATCTCTATGGAGCCAGTTCTCTAAACGCAGGCAACACAGTCTACTCCTTCGATCGCGTCTCTGGTTACTCAGATGGCAGTCGTTATTGGGGCAGCAGCACTATCGATGTCAAACTCGCTCTGTGGGATGCAGGTGGTGTTGATACGCTGGATTTCTCGAAGTTGGCTGCTGATGCCAAAGGTTACGTTCTGGAGCTGACTGAAGGAGGAATGCTGACCACCAAAGCAGCCTACGACAACATGCCGTTCATCACCCCAGATGACACCAGTCGAACTGTTTATCGTACCTCGGCTTATGGAACAGCGATCGCCGACAACAGCATCATCGAAAATGTCATCGGCACCTCTAGCGCAGATGACATCGTTGGTAATGCAGTTGCCAACCAAATTGAAGGCAACGGTGGCAACGACTGGATCGCAGGCGACAACGGCAAAGACAGCCTGTTTGGGGGCGATGGTCGGGATGAGTTGTTAGGCGACAACGGGAATGACATCCTAGTCGGTGGTAATGGGGGTGACATCATCAGCGGGGGTCGCGGTAGTGACATCATCTGGGGTGGTCAGGTTCCAGTTGGACAAACCTCGCTGGGTGGACGTGCCAAAGTGGTTGACTCCATCATCGATACGATGACTGGTGGTGCAGGACGCGATGTCTTTGTGCTGGCTTCGGGTCGCCAATATGACCTGATTCGAGACTTCCAGGATGGGTTCGATCGCTTGCGGTTGTCAGCTGGTATTAGCCCCAGCCGAGTGCATGCCGTGCAACAGGGGCAAAATACCCTGGTGAAAGCAGGTAACGATGTGCTGGCAATCCTCACGGGAGTTCAAGCAAATCGGATCACAGCGGCAGATATTCAATTTGCGTAA
- a CDS encoding FAD/NAD(P)-binding protein, with protein MSQQSTPAIAIVGGGFSGAMVAVHLLRMARQPLTIYLIEPRSTVGCGVAYSTALTCHLMNVPAGKISAFADQPNHFLQWAQQISSIAGSVLAITEPLNDLNPQSFVPRKLYGRYVQAVVAEAEATAVTGVRLERVTDAAIAIKPGDRTTILLQSGITLQVDQVVLALGNSPPRHLAIANSSFYQSDRYIHSGWSNLPHALASDDPVVLIGSGLTAVDWAIALHQQGHRGTIHLISRRGLLPQQHALPQSHPLSSLSLFNLDSQATVRTCLRRVRQAVVEAMAQGKDWRSVIDGLRPLTNSIWQSLSPVEKRRFLRHLRSYWDTHRHRVAPAIAQILEDMRRSGQLQIHAGRIQAFQESATGINVSVRQRGSQASTPVNAAWVVNCTGSECDYRKLNHPLIQQLLQDGLVQPDALAIGLETDSNGALIDADCNPSTWLYTLGSTRRGQLWETTAIPEIREQARGLAATLLRSIPTLATVTSSKLTASIAVATFNGAEAS; from the coding sequence ATGTCACAGCAATCGACCCCCGCGATCGCCATTGTTGGTGGGGGTTTTAGCGGAGCGATGGTAGCGGTTCATCTGCTGCGCATGGCACGTCAACCCCTGACCATTTATCTGATTGAGCCTCGTTCTACAGTTGGGTGTGGAGTTGCCTATAGCACGGCGTTGACCTGTCACTTAATGAACGTTCCGGCAGGTAAAATCAGTGCGTTTGCTGACCAGCCCAACCACTTTTTGCAGTGGGCGCAGCAAATCTCCTCTATTGCCGGAAGCGTTTTAGCCATCACCGAACCCCTCAATGACCTCAATCCCCAAAGTTTTGTGCCGCGCAAACTGTATGGGCGTTACGTGCAAGCAGTCGTCGCAGAGGCAGAAGCAACGGCAGTGACCGGAGTCCGGTTGGAGCGAGTTACCGATGCAGCGATCGCGATTAAGCCGGGTGATCGCACCACCATCCTCTTGCAATCAGGAATCACCCTTCAAGTAGATCAGGTTGTCCTGGCATTGGGCAACTCTCCGCCACGTCACCTGGCGATCGCCAATTCATCTTTTTATCAGAGCGATCGCTACATTCATTCGGGTTGGTCTAACCTCCCTCATGCTCTGGCATCCGACGACCCGGTGGTATTGATTGGGTCAGGGTTAACGGCGGTGGATTGGGCGATCGCACTCCATCAACAGGGGCATCGCGGTACGATTCACTTAATTTCGCGTCGTGGACTGTTGCCTCAACAGCACGCCTTGCCTCAATCCCATCCACTCTCGTCTTTGTCTCTGTTCAACCTTGATTCTCAAGCGACGGTGCGAACCTGCTTGCGGCGGGTGCGGCAAGCGGTTGTGGAAGCCATGGCTCAAGGAAAAGACTGGCGATCGGTGATAGATGGGCTGCGTCCGCTCACAAACTCGATCTGGCAGAGCCTATCTCCGGTTGAAAAACGCCGATTTTTGCGGCATCTGCGCTCCTATTGGGATACACACCGCCATCGCGTGGCTCCGGCGATCGCCCAAATTCTTGAGGATATGCGGCGATCGGGACAGTTGCAGATTCATGCAGGACGAATTCAAGCGTTTCAGGAGTCGGCAACTGGCATAAATGTGAGCGTTCGTCAGCGGGGGAGCCAAGCGTCAACCCCTGTGAACGCTGCATGGGTTGTGAACTGTACCGGGTCAGAATGCGACTATCGCAAACTAAATCATCCCTTGATTCAGCAATTATTGCAGGATGGATTGGTGCAACCTGATGCCCTGGCGATCGGGCTGGAAACTGACTCAAATGGAGCTCTGATAGATGCAGATTGCAATCCTTCAACCTGGCTTTATACGCTGGGTTCAACTCGTCGTGGTCAATTATGGGAAACAACTGCCATCCCTGAAATTCGGGAACAGGCGAGAGGGTTAGCAGCTACCTTACTCCGTTCCATCCCAACGTTGGCAACGGTCACCTCATCGAAACTCACCGCTTCTATAGCCGTAGCCACATTTAATGGGGCGGAGGCGAGTTAG
- a CDS encoding Crp/Fnr family transcriptional regulator, with product MASSANKSSPDLLDQLIEHNYLCKDLDKAWLADYLPIDRLKQEKLYSNRLIYTAFRPETWLDGLYLILSGGPIIIRSAPLDRIIAISYPGGCFGMRSLPIGYGLVGRAFPSQVEAYKTTNVVKVPVDLVEKLYENNETFRDRYDLLFELREKFQYHLLNCSTYPPQAVAALLRALIYQERTLGNQPDAAGAYIFDLPIDLIARACQLNHRTVEQVLKGMQTVGLTEAAKTTDPSADTIRVIDPEGMKETYSATRDKVSWWPLR from the coding sequence ATGGCAAGTTCCGCCAACAAATCGTCTCCCGATTTGCTCGATCAGCTAATTGAGCACAATTACCTCTGCAAAGACCTCGACAAAGCCTGGTTAGCGGATTACTTGCCGATTGACCGCCTGAAACAAGAGAAACTCTACTCCAATCGGCTGATTTACACTGCCTTTCGCCCTGAAACCTGGCTCGATGGGCTATATCTGATTCTCAGCGGTGGACCGATTATCATACGCAGTGCCCCGCTCGATCGCATTATTGCCATCAGCTATCCCGGTGGATGCTTTGGAATGCGTAGCTTGCCCATTGGCTATGGGCTGGTCGGTCGGGCGTTCCCCAGTCAGGTTGAGGCATATAAAACCACCAATGTCGTCAAGGTGCCAGTCGATCTGGTGGAGAAGCTGTATGAGAATAACGAAACTTTTCGCGATCGCTACGATCTACTCTTCGAGCTACGAGAAAAATTTCAGTATCATCTGCTAAATTGCAGCACCTATCCCCCTCAAGCGGTTGCGGCTCTGCTACGGGCTTTGATCTACCAGGAGCGTACGTTGGGTAATCAACCCGATGCAGCTGGAGCCTACATCTTTGACCTACCCATTGATCTCATTGCCCGCGCCTGTCAACTCAATCACCGCACTGTGGAACAGGTGCTCAAGGGGATGCAAACCGTTGGCTTAACCGAAGCCGCAAAGACCACTGACCCATCAGCCGATACGATTCGTGTGATTGACCCCGAAGGCATGAAGGAAACCTACAGCGCAACCCGTGACAAAGTATCGTGGTGGCCCCTGCGGTAA
- a CDS encoding cysteine dioxygenase produces the protein MNLVRTRLDIEDFILETMRSPIDRLQLSQLQTWVADLDLKDDLFQQHIAFCNQGYRRTLVCRTSRFDMLILCWKPGQSSTIHDHADSLNVTRVYRGELTSRLFEQVDSPQGRCCPDLSVAAVRLQREERLQRNALATVDRHQIHQLANTSDENLVTLHIYARPLKTIQIYCPQSGHVNQMPVQYDLAA, from the coding sequence ATGAATTTGGTCAGAACACGCTTAGATATTGAGGATTTCATTCTAGAAACGATGCGATCGCCCATCGATCGCCTCCAACTCAGTCAACTCCAGACTTGGGTTGCCGATTTAGACCTGAAAGATGATCTGTTTCAGCAGCACATCGCGTTTTGCAATCAGGGCTATCGGCGGACGTTGGTTTGCCGTACTTCTCGCTTCGATATGCTGATTTTGTGTTGGAAGCCGGGGCAGAGCAGCACAATCCACGATCATGCAGACTCGCTAAATGTGACGCGGGTTTATCGCGGGGAATTGACCTCCAGATTGTTTGAGCAGGTCGATTCCCCTCAGGGGCGATGTTGCCCTGATCTTTCCGTTGCGGCAGTTCGGTTGCAGCGTGAGGAACGCCTACAACGGAATGCGCTCGCTACCGTCGATCGCCACCAGATTCATCAGCTTGCCAATACCTCTGATGAAAATTTAGTGACGTTGCACATCTACGCTCGTCCTTTGAAGACCATTCAGATTTATTGCCCGCAGTCAGGGCACGTCAATCAAATGCCTGTGCAATACGACCTGGCAGCTTGA
- a CDS encoding 2Fe-2S iron-sulfur cluster-binding protein, producing MKHKIELINRDRFTLEVADDQFILEAIEAAGLRLPVGCRYGACITCAARLLSGEVEQSRAVALKPAQAAKGYVLLCIASPAAIASLKWELKTSKNFIPIPLRLISE from the coding sequence ATGAAACACAAAATTGAGTTAATCAACCGCGATCGCTTCACATTAGAGGTAGCAGACGATCAGTTCATTTTAGAGGCGATCGAAGCGGCTGGATTGCGCTTGCCCGTAGGATGTCGCTATGGGGCATGTATCACCTGTGCGGCGCGATTGTTATCAGGAGAAGTTGAGCAATCCAGAGCGGTTGCCTTAAAACCTGCCCAGGCAGCAAAGGGATATGTCTTGCTTTGTATCGCCTCTCCCGCAGCGATTGCCAGTTTGAAGTGGGAGTTGAAAACCAGCAAGAACTTTATCCCAATCCCTTTAAGGCTCATCAGTGAGTAA
- the puuE gene encoding allantoinase PuuE, with amino-acid sequence MTSPYPRDMIGYGQHPPDPKWEGQARVAVQFVINYEEGGETCILHGDQSSEVFLSEIVGAVPLQGLRHMNMESCYEYGSRAGFWRLHRLFTERGIPVTVYGVAMALERNPEAVAAMLAADWEIASHGYRWIDYKYFGEAAEREHLQQAIAIHTQVTGSRPLGWYTGRTSSYTRQLVVEEGGFLYDSDSYADDLPYWVYDYSKPHLVIPYTLDNNDMRFATAQGFNSGDQFFAYLRDAFDVLYEEGETAPKMMSVGLHCRLVGRPGRAAALARFLDYVQQRDRVWLCRRIDIAKHWHEHHKPSPIDKSA; translated from the coding sequence ATGACTTCCCCCTATCCCCGTGACATGATTGGCTATGGACAGCATCCCCCTGACCCGAAATGGGAGGGACAGGCTCGTGTTGCCGTGCAGTTTGTGATCAACTACGAGGAAGGGGGCGAAACCTGTATTCTCCATGGCGACCAAAGCTCTGAGGTGTTTTTGTCCGAGATTGTGGGAGCCGTACCCCTCCAGGGATTGCGCCACATGAATATGGAGTCCTGCTATGAATATGGCAGTCGTGCAGGCTTTTGGCGGTTACATCGGCTGTTTACCGAGCGAGGCATTCCCGTCACGGTGTATGGAGTAGCAATGGCATTAGAGCGCAACCCCGAAGCCGTTGCTGCCATGCTTGCTGCCGATTGGGAGATCGCCAGTCACGGGTATCGCTGGATTGACTACAAATATTTTGGAGAAGCGGCAGAACGCGAACACCTGCAACAGGCGATCGCCATTCACACGCAAGTCACAGGCAGTCGCCCGTTGGGATGGTACACCGGACGCACGAGTTCCTACACCCGCCAACTGGTCGTCGAAGAAGGCGGATTTCTCTACGACTCCGACAGCTATGCCGATGATCTGCCCTACTGGGTCTATGACTACAGCAAACCCCATCTGGTGATCCCCTACACGCTCGACAACAACGACATGCGGTTTGCCACAGCGCAAGGCTTTAACTCTGGTGATCAGTTCTTTGCCTATCTGCGCGATGCCTTTGATGTGCTGTACGAGGAAGGCGAAACCGCTCCCAAAATGATGAGTGTGGGGTTACACTGTCGCCTAGTCGGTAGACCGGGACGAGCCGCTGCCCTGGCTCGATTCCTGGACTATGTGCAACAGCGCGATCGCGTCTGGTTGTGCCGTCGCATCGACATCGCCAAACACTGGCACGAACACCACAAACCTTCCCCTATTGACAAGTCAGCTTGA
- a CDS encoding Zn-dependent hydrolase: MTTATLPKLSVNGDRLNDSIDRLAEIGKQPSGSICRLAFTSEDLQARYFVQQWMVEAGMTVHIDAAGNLIGTYAGLHNAPALATGSHIDTVPSGGRFDGVLGVLAGIEVVRTLKENNLRLNHPIQVIIFTDEEKTMIGCQAIAGTALLQSSDRYQPAIGNSIQTCLKTLGGNWDALATAQRSRSDIAAFVELHVEQGAVLERLGTDIGVVQGVVGMHRQSITVFGQANHAGTTPMDMRQDALVAAAKIVLAVQEIARQMPSQPVATVGYLDVSPNAVNIVPGQVELSVDMRDLSHTCLTEMMHQLQQQIEAIATETNTTIQITPLLEVEPTLAAPHVQGAIETVCQNLNLSYCHLPSRAGHDAMELGRITDMGMIFVPSQSGVSHSEAEYTSPEQCTQGANVLLHTLLMLDGLYEC; this comes from the coding sequence ATGACGACGGCAACTCTCCCAAAACTCAGTGTGAATGGCGATCGCCTCAACGACAGCATCGATCGTCTAGCTGAGATTGGCAAACAACCCTCTGGCAGCATTTGCCGCCTTGCCTTTACCTCCGAAGATTTGCAAGCTCGCTATTTTGTGCAGCAGTGGATGGTGGAGGCAGGCATGACCGTCCACATTGACGCCGCTGGCAACCTGATTGGCACCTATGCTGGACTCCATAACGCACCCGCATTAGCAACCGGATCGCATATTGACACCGTTCCCTCTGGAGGGCGATTTGATGGCGTTTTGGGAGTGCTGGCAGGGATTGAAGTCGTACGAACCCTGAAGGAAAATAACCTGCGGCTAAATCATCCCATTCAGGTGATTATCTTCACCGATGAAGAGAAAACTATGATTGGTTGTCAGGCGATCGCCGGAACTGCCCTGCTCCAGTCTTCAGACCGCTATCAGCCTGCAATCGGCAACTCTATCCAGACCTGCTTAAAGACACTAGGAGGCAACTGGGATGCTCTGGCAACGGCTCAGCGATCGCGTTCTGACATTGCCGCGTTTGTCGAACTCCACGTCGAACAGGGTGCCGTGTTGGAACGGTTGGGCACTGACATTGGCGTGGTTCAGGGTGTCGTGGGGATGCATCGCCAATCCATTACCGTCTTCGGACAAGCCAACCATGCCGGAACGACCCCAATGGATATGCGCCAGGATGCTTTGGTTGCAGCCGCAAAAATCGTTCTGGCCGTGCAGGAAATTGCCCGTCAGATGCCCAGTCAACCCGTCGCCACCGTGGGCTATTTGGACGTTTCCCCCAACGCTGTCAACATTGTGCCGGGGCAGGTGGAGCTATCGGTGGACATGCGCGATCTCTCCCATACTTGCCTGACGGAGATGATGCATCAATTGCAACAGCAGATTGAGGCGATCGCCACTGAAACCAATACCACCATTCAAATCACACCATTGCTGGAGGTGGAACCGACGCTAGCCGCACCTCATGTCCAGGGGGCGATCGAAACCGTCTGCCAAAATCTGAATCTCAGCTATTGTCATCTACCCAGTCGAGCCGGACATGACGCCATGGAACTGGGACGCATTACTGACATGGGGATGATCTTTGTGCCCAGTCAGTCAGGCGTGAGCCATTCTGAGGCAGAATATACCTCACCTGAACAATGTACCCAGGGCGCAAACGTCTTACTGCACACATTGCTAATGCTCGATGGGTTATATGAATGTTAG
- a CDS encoding allophanate hydrolase-related protein, giving the protein MSQSTGTTRVFICGSALRGQPDHQNLQSATFVRAAKTQPLYRLHAAADGWHPAIYAVEEGGISIPGELYELSAEQYDYLVSTEPPNMYPSEVLLEDGTTAIAMLYPKELVEKYNWPDISDLGGWAAYKASQA; this is encoded by the coding sequence GTGAGCCAATCAACTGGAACAACACGAGTGTTTATTTGTGGGTCTGCCCTACGAGGTCAACCCGACCATCAAAATCTGCAATCGGCAACGTTTGTTCGAGCCGCGAAGACCCAACCCCTTTACCGTTTACATGCTGCTGCCGATGGTTGGCATCCCGCTATTTATGCGGTGGAAGAAGGTGGCATCTCGATTCCCGGTGAGTTGTATGAACTCTCTGCTGAGCAGTATGACTATTTGGTGTCAACGGAACCACCCAACATGTATCCCAGTGAGGTGCTGTTAGAGGATGGTACAACGGCAATCGCGATGCTTTATCCAAAGGAATTAGTCGAGAAATATAACTGGCCTGACATTTCGGATTTGGGGGGTTGGGCAGCGTACAAGGCGAGTCAGGCTTAG
- a CDS encoding Hsp70 family protein: MTAIAIDFGTSNTVVSLLEPDTQQPKTLRFPGISRLFKLTNAKGEVQEIPVVPSLVFVKGDQWAFGEQVRSQRLGLAQPDRLFKAFKRDLVADFQPPPRYLDDQTYTVETVSERFLQHLWEQIQQQAIAPSQVIFTIPVGAFERYLDWFRQVAETLGIPEVRLIDESTAAALGYAVQHPGSLVLVVDWGGGTLDLSLVRTAATTGSDRVQQAEVLAKSDAYVGGEDIDQWIVEDYLRQIGSSRAVVGAVGWQNLLAIAERLKIRLSGAAEAKESWLDEETFTAYDISFSRDRLEEILETQQFLEHLRQALDDVLAIALSKGIHKSDIEQVLLVGGSCLVPAVQQLVLSYFGRQRVKFDKPFEAIAHGALALTQLADIDDYLHHTYAIRLWEPYTRTYSYFPLFERGTRYPCQRAESLTLQVATPGQHEIRLDIGEVADIAQAEVSYDAQGRMTSSSLNRLETYRSLESNREEVCIAHLDPPGQTGIDRLSVKFEVNEERVLVATIRDLLTDKLLLEKGAIAKLK, from the coding sequence ATGACTGCGATCGCCATTGACTTCGGCACCAGCAACACAGTCGTTAGCCTGTTGGAACCCGACACCCAACAGCCCAAAACGCTGCGGTTTCCGGGCATCTCTCGGCTGTTCAAATTAACTAATGCAAAGGGAGAAGTACAGGAGATTCCTGTAGTGCCGTCGTTGGTGTTTGTCAAAGGCGACCAGTGGGCATTCGGTGAACAGGTGCGATCGCAACGGTTGGGGTTGGCTCAGCCCGATCGCCTGTTCAAAGCCTTTAAGCGCGATTTAGTAGCAGATTTTCAACCACCACCTCGCTATCTGGACGACCAGACCTACACTGTAGAGACTGTTTCAGAGCGGTTTCTGCAACACTTGTGGGAACAAATCCAACAACAGGCGATCGCCCCATCGCAGGTGATTTTCACGATTCCAGTGGGAGCTTTTGAGCGGTATCTGGATTGGTTTCGCCAGGTTGCCGAAACACTGGGCATCCCAGAGGTGCGCCTGATAGATGAGTCTACAGCAGCAGCATTGGGCTATGCCGTGCAGCATCCGGGGTCACTAGTGCTAGTGGTTGACTGGGGTGGAGGCACGCTGGATTTGAGCCTGGTTCGCACTGCTGCTACCACTGGAAGTGATAGGGTACAACAGGCGGAGGTGCTGGCAAAGTCAGATGCCTATGTCGGTGGTGAAGATATTGACCAGTGGATTGTGGAGGACTATCTAAGGCAGATTGGGTCATCGCGAGCAGTCGTTGGGGCGGTGGGTTGGCAGAACTTGTTGGCGATCGCCGAACGCCTGAAAATCCGATTGTCAGGTGCAGCGGAAGCCAAAGAGAGTTGGCTCGATGAGGAAACCTTTACAGCTTATGACATCAGTTTTAGCCGCGATCGCCTAGAGGAAATTCTGGAAACTCAGCAATTTCTCGAACACCTGCGACAGGCATTAGACGATGTGTTGGCGATCGCGTTGAGTAAGGGAATTCATAAATCTGACATTGAGCAGGTGTTACTCGTCGGTGGCAGTTGTTTGGTGCCTGCGGTGCAACAGTTGGTGCTGTCTTACTTTGGGCGGCAACGGGTAAAGTTTGACAAACCTTTTGAGGCGATCGCTCACGGTGCTCTGGCTCTGACCCAACTGGCTGATATTGACGACTATCTGCATCACACTTATGCCATTCGATTGTGGGAACCCTACACTCGCACCTATTCTTACTTTCCGTTGTTTGAGCGGGGCACTCGCTATCCCTGTCAGCGGGCTGAATCCCTGACATTACAGGTTGCTACTCCAGGTCAGCACGAGATTCGTCTGGATATCGGCGAAGTGGCAGATATCGCTCAGGCAGAAGTTAGCTACGACGCCCAAGGCAGAATGACCAGCAGCAGCCTCAACCGCCTGGAAACCTATCGATCGCTGGAAAGCAATCGAGAGGAAGTTTGCATCGCTCACCTCGACCCACCTGGACAGACAGGGATCGATCGCCTCTCGGTGAAATTTGAAGTCAACGAAGAACGGGTTCTGGTGGCTACCATTCGAGATTTGCTGACCGACAAACTGCTGTTGGAAAAGGGGGCGATCGCCAAATTGAAATAG
- a CDS encoding ATP-binding cassette domain-containing protein, whose protein sequence is MNSLLVFKLLFTCCTTTYLTYFSLGLRHNTRQQGLWALQQVGLGDRTRAWITQLSGGQRQRVALARALVSQPRLLLLDEPLGTLDALTRLEMQQLIQTLWQEQQFTAILVTHNVEEAVFLADRVIVLKNGGIDLDLPIPLPRPRPLGGTALAELKTQILDRILNA, encoded by the coding sequence ATGAACTCTCTACTCGTTTTTAAGCTATTGTTCACGTGCTGCACCACAACCTATCTCACTTATTTTTCGCTGGGATTGCGTCACAATACCCGACAGCAGGGATTGTGGGCACTGCAACAGGTGGGATTGGGCGATCGCACCCGTGCCTGGATTACGCAACTGTCTGGGGGACAACGACAACGGGTTGCCCTGGCACGCGCTTTGGTGAGCCAACCCCGGTTGTTGCTGCTGGATGAGCCGCTCGGTACGCTGGATGCCCTCACTCGATTAGAGATGCAACAACTAATTCAAACCCTCTGGCAAGAGCAGCAGTTCACCGCCATTCTGGTAACTCATAACGTAGAGGAAGCAGTCTTCCTAGCCGATCGCGTGATTGTTTTGAAAAATGGTGGCATTGACCTGGATTTGCCGATTCCATTGCCCCGCCCTCGTCCTTTAGGTGGGACTGCTCTCGCCGAGCTAAAAACCCAGATCTTAGATCGCATTTTGAATGCGTAG
- a CDS encoding nucleotide exchange factor GrpE, which translates to MSDSNLVWFGSVLSIGSIIFVLSLLGKRTGSQVSQSALQTTQSSIPSTDSDQVRSLQQQCVQLRQELQQQQTQLLTDWQNSTFEQLQSLLISYPTARKMAETKPDLPAKNLIALFTPLENLLEAWQIEPIGAPWEAVPYDPQLHQPDTDDLAAGEPVYVRFVGYRQGNRILCPAKVSRTLPGQV; encoded by the coding sequence ATGAGTGATTCCAATCTGGTTTGGTTCGGTAGCGTCTTGAGTATTGGCAGCATTATTTTTGTGTTGAGTTTGTTGGGTAAACGGACAGGCAGCCAAGTCAGCCAGTCTGCTCTTCAAACGACGCAATCCAGCATCCCATCAACGGACTCTGATCAGGTGCGATCGCTCCAGCAACAGTGTGTGCAACTGCGTCAAGAACTCCAACAACAACAGACTCAACTCCTCACCGACTGGCAAAATTCCACCTTTGAACAACTGCAATCCTTACTGATCAGCTATCCTACCGCTCGGAAGATGGCAGAAACCAAACCCGATCTGCCCGCCAAAAATTTGATAGCTCTCTTTACTCCACTGGAGAACCTGCTAGAAGCCTGGCAAATTGAACCTATTGGTGCTCCCTGGGAGGCTGTGCCCTACGATCCCCAATTGCATCAGCCCGATACGGATGATTTAGCCGCAGGTGAACCCGTTTACGTTCGCTTTGTGGGTTATCGTCAGGGCAATCGCATTCTTTGTCCTGCTAAGGTCAGTCGTACGTTGCCGGGGCAGGTTTAG